From the genome of Paenibacillus sp., one region includes:
- a CDS encoding assimilatory sulfite reductase (NADPH) flavoprotein subunit, with the protein MVLQVTNSPFTQEQVELLNRLLPTLTEAQRNWLGGYLAALQGAGAPAAAGAPAAAAPAAIAPAVPKEVTILFGSQTGNSQGLAKKTAAKLKEQGFEVTLSSMGDFKTGDLKKIQNLLIVVSTQGEGDPPDNAIPFYEFLHGKRAPKLEGLNFSVLALGDTSYEFFCKVGKDFDQRLEELGGKRLSPRVDCDVDFDEPAAQWMAQVSAALNEATAGGGASAAAAAPALGAAAGESEYSRTNPFQAEVLENLNLNGRGSDQETRHVELSLEGSNLTYEPGDSLAVYPQNHPRLVEELIEAFGWNAEEAVPLPKGGETAPLREALTRHYEITVLTKPLLEQAAKLTGNSGLAELTAAGREQDLRAYAYGRDLLDLVQDYGLKGVPAKEFVSILRKLPARQYSISSSQKAHPDEVHLTVRSVRYESHGRNRYGVCSTFLADRVEPGDTLPVYVHHNPNFKLPADPATPIIMIGPGTGVAPFRAFLEEREEIGASGKSWLFFGDRRFSTDFLYQTEWQRWLKAGVLTNMDVAFSRDQEQKVYVQHRMLEKSRELYKWLQEGAVVYVCGDEKRMAHDVHAALATILEQEGGFSSDEALEYLKRMQQDKRYQRDVY; encoded by the coding sequence TTGGTACTTCAAGTTACGAATAGTCCATTTACTCAGGAGCAGGTCGAGCTCCTGAATCGATTGCTGCCCACGCTGACGGAAGCGCAGCGGAATTGGCTCGGCGGATATTTGGCCGCGCTTCAAGGCGCGGGAGCTCCTGCCGCGGCTGGCGCTCCGGCGGCTGCGGCGCCGGCGGCGATCGCCCCGGCCGTTCCCAAAGAAGTGACGATCCTGTTCGGCTCGCAAACCGGCAACAGCCAAGGACTCGCCAAGAAGACGGCCGCGAAGCTGAAGGAACAAGGCTTCGAGGTGACGCTCTCGTCCATGGGCGACTTCAAGACGGGCGATTTGAAGAAAATTCAAAACCTGCTCATCGTCGTCAGCACGCAAGGCGAAGGCGATCCGCCGGACAACGCGATCCCGTTCTACGAGTTCCTGCACGGCAAGCGGGCTCCTAAGCTCGAAGGGCTGAACTTCTCCGTGCTCGCGCTCGGCGATACGTCGTACGAGTTTTTCTGCAAAGTCGGCAAAGACTTCGACCAGCGCCTGGAAGAGCTCGGCGGGAAGCGTCTCTCGCCTCGCGTCGACTGCGACGTCGATTTCGACGAACCGGCCGCGCAATGGATGGCGCAAGTGTCCGCCGCGCTGAACGAAGCGACGGCAGGCGGCGGCGCATCCGCCGCCGCGGCGGCTCCCGCGTTAGGCGCGGCGGCCGGGGAATCGGAATATTCCCGGACGAACCCGTTCCAAGCCGAAGTGCTCGAGAACCTCAATTTGAACGGCCGCGGCTCGGACCAAGAAACGCGCCACGTCGAGTTGTCGCTCGAAGGCTCCAACTTGACGTACGAACCCGGCGACAGCTTGGCCGTCTATCCGCAAAACCATCCTCGCCTCGTCGAGGAACTGATCGAAGCGTTCGGCTGGAACGCCGAAGAGGCGGTTCCGCTGCCGAAGGGCGGCGAAACGGCTCCGCTCCGCGAAGCGCTGACGCGTCACTATGAAATAACGGTGCTGACGAAACCGCTGCTCGAACAAGCGGCGAAGCTGACCGGGAACAGCGGTCTCGCGGAGCTGACGGCTGCGGGCCGCGAGCAGGACTTGCGCGCGTACGCGTATGGCCGCGATCTGCTCGATCTCGTTCAAGACTACGGCTTGAAAGGCGTGCCCGCGAAAGAATTCGTCTCGATTCTTCGCAAGCTTCCCGCGCGCCAATACTCGATTTCGAGCAGCCAGAAGGCGCATCCGGACGAAGTGCATTTGACGGTCCGTTCGGTTCGTTACGAGTCGCACGGCCGCAACCGATACGGCGTTTGCTCGACGTTCCTCGCGGACCGCGTCGAGCCGGGCGATACGCTGCCGGTATACGTGCACCACAACCCGAACTTCAAGCTGCCGGCCGACCCGGCGACGCCGATCATCATGATCGGGCCGGGCACGGGCGTCGCGCCGTTCCGGGCGTTCCTCGAGGAGCGCGAAGAAATCGGCGCCTCGGGCAAGTCGTGGCTGTTCTTCGGCGACCGCCGCTTCTCGACGGACTTCTTGTACCAAACCGAATGGCAGCGCTGGCTGAAAGCAGGCGTGCTGACGAATATGGACGTTGCGTTCTCCCGCGACCAAGAACAGAAAGTGTACGTCCAGCACCGGATGCTGGAGAAGAGCCGCGAGCTGTACAAATGGCTTCAAGAAGGCGCCGTCGTGTACGTCTGCGGCGACGAGAAGCGGATGGCGCACGACGTTCATGCCGCGCTCGCGACGATTTTGGAGCAGGAAGGCGGCTTCAGCTCGGACGAAGCGCTCGAATATTTGAAGCGGATGCAGCAGGACAAGCGCTATCAGCGCGACGTTTATTAA
- the cysI gene encoding assimilatory sulfite reductase (NADPH) hemoprotein subunit — MSENNLLSPNSAPHSDVEDIKRRSNYLRGTLAQTLEDRITGSIPEDDNRLMKFHGSYMQDDRDLRNERKKQKLEPAYQFMLRVRAAGGVVTPDQWLMMDRIAQKYANGTIRLTTRQSFQLHGVLKWNMKATIKEVNEALLSTLAACGDVNRNVMANPNPYQSEVHEEVYEWAKQVSNHLDPRTRAYHEIWLDEEKVFDSRDGEEQEPIYGPVYLPRKFKIGIAVPPSNDVDVFSQDLGFIAIVENGKLVGFNVAVGGGMGMTHGDTKTYPQLARVIGFIKPEQIVDVAEKIVTIQRDYGDRSVRKHARFKYTIDDRGIEWLIGELHARLGWQLEDARPYHFDHNGDRYGWVKGSDGKWHFTLFIQNGRVKDEEGYPLMTGLREIAKVHTGDFRLTANQNLIIGGVTSQKKKKIEELIKTYGLTDGAQYTALKRNSMACVALPTCGLAMAEAERYLPSLLEKLEPALAENGLRDEDIVIRMTGCPNGCARPMLAEIAFIGKGPGKYNMYLGGGFAGQRLNKLYRENIGEDEILSELRPMLQRYAKEREAGEHFGDFVIRAGYVKETRSGLDFHE, encoded by the coding sequence ATGTCAGAAAATAACCTGCTCTCGCCGAACAGCGCGCCGCACAGCGACGTCGAAGATATTAAACGGCGAAGCAATTACTTGCGGGGCACGCTGGCGCAGACGCTGGAGGATCGCATTACCGGATCCATCCCCGAAGACGACAACCGTCTGATGAAGTTCCACGGCAGCTACATGCAGGACGACCGGGACTTGCGCAACGAACGGAAGAAGCAAAAGCTCGAGCCCGCGTACCAGTTCATGCTGCGCGTGCGCGCGGCGGGCGGCGTCGTGACGCCGGACCAATGGCTCATGATGGACCGCATCGCGCAAAAATACGCGAACGGCACGATCCGTCTGACGACGCGCCAATCGTTCCAGCTGCACGGCGTGCTGAAGTGGAACATGAAGGCGACGATCAAAGAAGTGAACGAGGCGCTGCTGAGCACGCTCGCCGCGTGCGGCGACGTCAACCGGAACGTCATGGCCAACCCGAACCCGTACCAATCCGAGGTTCATGAGGAAGTATACGAATGGGCGAAGCAGGTGAGCAATCACCTCGACCCGCGAACGAGAGCGTATCACGAAATTTGGCTCGACGAAGAAAAGGTGTTCGACAGCCGCGACGGCGAGGAGCAAGAGCCGATTTACGGCCCGGTTTACTTGCCGCGGAAGTTCAAGATCGGCATCGCCGTTCCTCCGTCCAACGACGTCGACGTGTTCTCGCAGGATCTCGGCTTTATCGCGATCGTCGAGAACGGCAAGCTGGTCGGCTTCAACGTCGCTGTCGGCGGCGGCATGGGCATGACGCACGGCGACACGAAGACGTACCCGCAGCTCGCGCGCGTCATCGGCTTCATCAAGCCGGAGCAAATCGTCGACGTGGCGGAGAAAATCGTTACGATTCAGCGCGACTACGGCGACCGTTCGGTGCGCAAGCACGCGCGCTTCAAGTATACGATCGACGATCGCGGCATCGAATGGCTGATCGGCGAGCTGCACGCGCGGCTCGGCTGGCAGCTCGAGGACGCGCGTCCGTACCATTTCGACCATAACGGCGACCGGTACGGCTGGGTGAAAGGCAGCGACGGCAAGTGGCATTTCACGTTGTTCATCCAAAACGGCCGCGTGAAGGACGAGGAAGGCTATCCGCTCATGACGGGGCTGCGCGAAATCGCGAAGGTGCACACCGGCGACTTCCGTCTGACAGCGAATCAGAACCTGATCATCGGCGGCGTCACAAGCCAGAAGAAGAAGAAAATCGAAGAGCTGATTAAGACGTACGGGCTAACCGACGGCGCTCAATACACGGCGCTGAAACGCAACTCGATGGCATGCGTCGCGCTGCCGACGTGCGGCCTCGCGATGGCGGAGGCGGAGCGCTACTTGCCTTCCTTGCTGGAGAAGCTCGAGCCGGCGCTCGCGGAGAACGGCCTTCGCGACGAGGACATCGTCATCCGCATGACGGGCTGCCCGAACGGCTGCGCGCGTCCGATGCTCGCGGAAATCGCGTTCATCGGCAAAGGTCCCGGCAAATACAATATGTACCTCGGCGGCGGCTTCGCGGGTCAGCGCCTCAACAAGCTGTACCGCGAAAACATCGGCGAAGACGAAATTTTGTCCGAGCTGCGTCCGATGCTGCAGCGGTACGCGAAGGAGCGCGAAGCGGGCGAACATTTCGGCGATTTCGTCATCCGCGCGGGCTACGTCAAAGAAACGCGTTCGGGATTGGATTTCCACGAGTAA
- a CDS encoding AEC family transporter, with product MESFIYSLSLIAAGLLVGKLLREAERRGKTPDRISLSIWMQRTTRFVMLGLNPIVVVGVFWNLRALEPELALLPALGVFSLTVGGLAAIGFAKLLKLNRAQTGSMFVSGSFTNLGSFGTLFCFVFFGEQSLVYVAMYRLLEELVYYTVGFPIARLYGTGSRGETVRSGLSKLVRDPFVLVLAGSTLAGLCLRATPWERPELYGGVIDWIVPASTALLVVSIGYNMKWTAIRGYLLPCASISAVKFVVVPLCVAGAAVSFGLAGLHDGLALKVVVLLSAMPPAFTSLIPPQLYKLDTDLANSSWLLNSGMMVLVLPLLYGAVELL from the coding sequence ATGGAAAGCTTTATATACTCGCTGTCGCTCATCGCCGCAGGGCTGCTCGTCGGCAAGCTGCTGCGCGAGGCGGAACGGAGAGGGAAGACGCCGGATCGCATTTCGCTCTCTATATGGATGCAGCGGACGACCCGGTTCGTCATGTTAGGATTAAATCCGATCGTGGTGGTCGGCGTGTTTTGGAATTTGCGCGCTTTGGAGCCCGAGCTCGCCCTGCTGCCGGCGCTCGGCGTTTTTTCGCTGACCGTCGGCGGGTTGGCCGCGATCGGGTTTGCGAAGCTGCTGAAGCTGAATCGAGCGCAGACGGGCTCAATGTTCGTATCGGGGTCGTTCACGAACTTAGGCAGCTTCGGCACGTTGTTTTGTTTCGTCTTCTTCGGCGAGCAGAGTCTCGTATACGTGGCGATGTACCGGCTGCTGGAAGAACTCGTGTACTATACCGTCGGGTTCCCGATCGCCAGGCTGTACGGAACCGGTTCGCGCGGAGAGACGGTTCGGAGCGGGCTTTCGAAGCTTGTTCGCGACCCGTTCGTGCTGGTCCTCGCCGGGTCGACGCTGGCCGGCTTATGTCTCCGGGCGACCCCGTGGGAGCGGCCGGAGCTGTACGGCGGCGTCATCGATTGGATCGTGCCCGCGTCCACGGCGCTGCTGGTCGTCTCGATCGGGTACAACATGAAGTGGACGGCGATTCGGGGGTATCTGTTACCGTGCGCGTCCATCTCCGCCGTCAAGTTCGTCGTCGTTCCGCTTTGCGTCGCCGGCGCCGCCGTTTCGTTCGGCCTCGCGGGCCTGCACGACGGGCTCGCGTTGAAGGTCGTCGTGCTGCTGTCGGCGATGCCGCCGGCGTTCACCTCGCTCATCCCGCCGCAGCTGTATAAGCTGGATACGGATCTGGCCAATTCCAGCTGGCTGCTGAATTCGGGCATGATGGTGCTGGTGCTTCCGCTCCTGTATGGAGCGGTGGAGCTGCTGTAG
- a CDS encoding MFS transporter, with product MTSAFRKVFWSAGFGWMFDAMDVGLLSFVIVMLRREWQLTPGEAGMLGTVNMLGMAVGASLGGLLADRFGRRPVFLSTLVVFGLASFGSAAATGLAAMLVLRFVMGLGLGAELPVASTLVNEFAPERHRGRAVVLLESFWAVGWIAAAVIAYYIMPTYGWRAAVVIGSLPALYAFFIRNNIPESPAFRRTEERASAAGLFSAFRNETIALWSVWFAISFSYYGMFLWLPSILVEKGYTLIQSFSYVLWMTAAQLPGYFAAAVLIEKLGRKWTLSLFLFLTAVAAFAFGESDSVGLMLCFGALLSFSNLGAWGALYAYTPENYPAPIRASGSGFAAAFGRLGSIAAPWMVGALMEQRLGYGTIFGIFTAVLASGVIVLALLGKETKASFTRLSSDGAG from the coding sequence ATGACGAGCGCATTTCGGAAGGTGTTTTGGTCCGCGGGATTCGGGTGGATGTTCGACGCCATGGACGTGGGCTTGTTGTCCTTCGTGATCGTGATGCTGCGGCGGGAATGGCAGCTGACGCCCGGCGAAGCGGGCATGCTCGGAACGGTCAATATGCTCGGGATGGCGGTCGGCGCGTCGCTCGGCGGACTGCTCGCCGACCGGTTCGGCCGGAGGCCCGTGTTTCTTTCGACCTTGGTCGTATTCGGCCTCGCCAGCTTCGGCAGCGCGGCGGCGACGGGCCTTGCCGCGATGCTCGTCCTTCGGTTCGTCATGGGGCTCGGCTTGGGTGCGGAGCTGCCCGTCGCCTCCACCCTCGTGAACGAATTCGCTCCGGAGCGGCACCGCGGCCGAGCCGTCGTGCTGCTCGAAAGCTTCTGGGCGGTCGGCTGGATCGCGGCGGCGGTTATCGCTTATTATATTATGCCGACTTACGGGTGGCGGGCGGCCGTCGTCATCGGCTCGCTGCCCGCGCTGTACGCCTTCTTCATCCGCAACAATATCCCGGAATCCCCCGCGTTTCGCCGAACCGAGGAGCGCGCGAGCGCCGCCGGATTGTTCTCGGCGTTCCGGAACGAGACGATCGCGCTGTGGAGCGTCTGGTTCGCGATTTCATTCTCCTATTACGGAATGTTCCTCTGGCTGCCTTCCATCCTCGTGGAGAAAGGGTACACCCTAATCCAAAGCTTCTCTTACGTGCTATGGATGACTGCGGCGCAGCTGCCGGGCTATTTCGCGGCGGCGGTGTTGATCGAGAAGCTCGGCCGCAAGTGGACGCTGTCTTTATTCCTCTTCCTGACGGCCGTCGCGGCGTTCGCGTTCGGAGAAAGCGATTCGGTCGGCCTTATGCTGTGTTTCGGAGCGCTGCTGTCCTTCTCCAATCTCGGAGCGTGGGGAGCGCTATACGCGTATACGCCGGAAAATTATCCGGCGCCGATCCGGGCGTCGGGCTCCGGCTTCGCCGCCGCGTTCGGCCGTCTCGGCAGCATCGCGGCGCCTTGGATGGTCGGCGCATTGATGGAACAACGCCTCGGCTACGGAACCATTTTCGGCATCTTCACGGCCGTTCTCGCGAGCGGCGTTATCGTGCTGGCGCTGTTGGGCAAAGAGACGAAAGCTTCGTTCACGCGGCTGTCGTCGGACGGGGCGGGATAG
- a CDS encoding glycoside hydrolase family 3 N-terminal domain-containing protein: MSALSFRRFTLFVLVVVFAASTLTITGSEAASAADEPYRDPNLPVEARVDDLLARMTLAEKIGQMVQAERLAVTPDDVRNYFLGSVLSGGGSAPAPNAPQTWMDTVDAFQSGALQTRLGIPILYGIDAVHGHGNVYGAAIFPHNIGIGASRDPDLARRIGAATAKEVRATGIHWAFSPCLCVPLNERWGRHYEGFGESQELVGAMGVAYTTGLQGSPGSSGFMQGHRVVGSLKHWVGDGATVDGDDQGNIVMPEADLDPYIEPYRDAIAAGARTVMVSHSGLNGLETHADYRLITEVLKREIGFTGIVLSDWDGINAIPGDYAADIQASVNAGIDMFMVPYSWKEFIAILTDHVLDGRVPMSRIDDAVERILRVKFEAGLFERPWADRSLLADGSFGGAEHRALGREAVRKSATLLKNENHILPLSKNLGKIFVVGDIAHDIGFQSGGWTKEWQGQIDLHNGGQKITPGTTILEGIRNTVAGSGASVTYERTDGSKAAGHDVAIVAIGERPYAEWKGDIGTPHNGDPNEQYGYDLNLSAEDQRILDAVKATGVPTVVVMVSGRPLMIADRLNDWQAFIAAWLPGTEGDGLADVLFGDYDFTAKLPVTWPSNFGQIPINLGDADYRPLFPYGYGLNASRTHAKSVPGVIEAENYNDAFGVRTEPTLDSNGGLNAGYIDEGDWLEYRINVPAAGLYQVRLRAASAAGAPNAVRLMNGSAELAVYSIPNTGGWQNWTTISQDAMLSAGVQTIRLQANAGGWNLNWIELIPLAPQESGNLLVNAGFETGSASGWASWNNGTNAQFVDTDNPRTGSYKLVHWAQTAYQQWTQQTLTVPNGTYRFSAWARSSGGQKKLHLFAKPSNSAEELTADIASNAGDGWVKYTIDNIQVTNGQIEVGVWSNANAGNWVVLDDLELTSANLLANAGFERGNTSGWTEWHDGVLAQKADPDHPFEGSYKLTHWAGTAYRQLTSQTVDVPNGMYRFSAWVRSGGGQGSLHLFAKQHGGPELTAAIGSQPIGDWTVYTIPNIAVTNGRIEVGVWSDANAGNWAAFDRFELVRQ; encoded by the coding sequence ATGAGCGCGTTATCGTTTCGAAGATTCACGCTGTTTGTTTTGGTCGTTGTGTTCGCGGCATCAACGCTGACGATCACGGGATCCGAAGCGGCTTCCGCCGCCGACGAGCCGTATCGCGATCCGAATTTGCCGGTGGAGGCGAGGGTCGACGATCTACTGGCGAGAATGACGCTGGCCGAGAAAATCGGGCAGATGGTGCAGGCGGAACGTCTGGCCGTCACGCCGGACGACGTTCGGAATTATTTTCTCGGTTCCGTGCTGAGCGGCGGCGGATCCGCGCCTGCGCCCAACGCGCCTCAGACGTGGATGGATACGGTGGACGCCTTCCAAAGCGGGGCGCTGCAGACGCGCCTCGGCATACCGATTCTTTACGGCATCGATGCCGTTCACGGCCACGGCAACGTGTACGGGGCTGCGATCTTCCCGCACAATATCGGCATCGGCGCAAGCCGCGACCCCGATTTGGCGCGCCGGATCGGAGCGGCCACCGCGAAAGAGGTCCGAGCCACAGGCATCCATTGGGCGTTCTCGCCTTGTTTATGCGTCCCGCTCAACGAGCGCTGGGGGCGGCATTACGAAGGCTTCGGCGAATCTCAAGAGCTGGTTGGCGCGATGGGTGTCGCTTATACGACAGGGCTGCAGGGGAGCCCGGGTTCGAGCGGCTTTATGCAAGGGCACCGCGTCGTCGGGAGTTTGAAGCATTGGGTCGGCGACGGCGCGACCGTCGACGGGGACGACCAAGGCAATATCGTCATGCCGGAGGCGGACTTGGATCCGTATATCGAGCCGTATCGCGACGCCATCGCGGCGGGCGCCCGAACCGTCATGGTGTCGCACAGCGGGCTGAACGGGCTCGAGACGCACGCCGATTACCGCCTCATCACGGAAGTGTTGAAGAGGGAGATCGGGTTTACCGGCATCGTTCTTTCCGACTGGGACGGCATCAACGCCATCCCCGGCGATTACGCCGCGGACATCCAAGCCTCCGTGAACGCGGGCATCGACATGTTCATGGTGCCTTACAGCTGGAAGGAGTTTATCGCCATTTTGACCGATCACGTTCTGGACGGCCGCGTGCCCATGTCCCGGATCGACGATGCCGTCGAACGAATTTTGCGCGTCAAATTCGAAGCCGGCTTGTTCGAGCGTCCTTGGGCGGACCGGTCGCTCCTTGCGGACGGCAGCTTCGGCGGAGCGGAGCATCGCGCCCTCGGCCGGGAAGCCGTACGGAAATCGGCGACACTGCTCAAGAACGAAAATCACATATTGCCGCTTTCCAAGAACCTCGGAAAAATTTTCGTCGTCGGCGATATCGCCCACGATATCGGCTTCCAATCCGGCGGTTGGACGAAGGAGTGGCAGGGCCAGATCGATCTCCACAACGGCGGGCAAAAAATTACGCCGGGCACGACGATTCTGGAGGGCATCCGGAACACCGTCGCCGGCTCCGGCGCCTCGGTAACGTACGAGCGGACGGACGGGAGCAAAGCGGCGGGCCATGACGTCGCGATCGTCGCGATCGGAGAACGGCCGTACGCGGAATGGAAGGGCGATATCGGGACGCCGCACAACGGCGATCCGAACGAACAATACGGGTACGATTTGAACTTGAGCGCCGAAGACCAGCGGATTCTCGATGCAGTCAAAGCGACAGGCGTTCCGACGGTCGTCGTTATGGTATCCGGCCGCCCGCTCATGATCGCGGATCGACTCAACGATTGGCAGGCGTTCATCGCGGCGTGGCTGCCCGGCACGGAAGGCGACGGTCTGGCGGATGTGCTGTTCGGCGATTACGATTTTACAGCGAAGCTTCCCGTTACGTGGCCTTCCAACTTCGGCCAAATTCCGATCAACCTCGGCGACGCCGATTACCGGCCGTTGTTCCCGTACGGGTACGGATTGAACGCTTCGCGTACCCATGCTAAATCGGTGCCCGGCGTCATCGAAGCGGAAAATTACAACGATGCGTTCGGCGTTCGGACGGAACCGACGCTGGATTCGAACGGCGGACTGAATGCCGGGTATATCGACGAGGGCGACTGGTTGGAGTATCGGATCAACGTTCCGGCGGCGGGCTTGTACCAAGTTCGGCTGCGAGCGGCCAGCGCGGCGGGGGCGCCGAACGCCGTCCGGCTGATGAACGGTTCCGCCGAACTTGCGGTCTATAGCATCCCCAATACGGGCGGCTGGCAAAACTGGACGACGATTTCGCAAGACGCCATGCTGAGCGCCGGCGTGCAAACCATCCGGCTCCAGGCGAACGCGGGCGGCTGGAATTTGAATTGGATCGAGCTCATACCGCTTGCCCCTCAGGAGAGCGGAAACCTGTTGGTCAACGCCGGCTTCGAAACGGGTTCGGCCTCCGGATGGGCGTCGTGGAATAACGGAACGAACGCCCAGTTCGTCGATACCGACAATCCGCGCACGGGTTCTTACAAGCTCGTTCATTGGGCGCAGACCGCTTACCAGCAGTGGACGCAGCAAACGTTGACCGTCCCGAACGGAACTTACCGATTCAGCGCCTGGGCACGGAGCAGCGGAGGGCAAAAGAAACTGCACTTGTTCGCCAAGCCGTCGAACAGCGCCGAGGAACTGACCGCCGATATCGCATCCAATGCCGGAGACGGTTGGGTCAAATACACGATCGACAATATCCAGGTTACGAACGGTCAGATCGAGGTCGGCGTATGGTCGAACGCGAACGCAGGCAATTGGGTCGTGCTCGACGATTTGGAATTGACCTCGGCGAACTTGCTCGCCAATGCGGGCTTCGAGCGTGGCAATACGTCCGGATGGACCGAATGGCATGACGGCGTACTTGCGCAGAAAGCGGATCCCGACCATCCGTTCGAAGGCAGTTACAAACTTACGCACTGGGCGGGGACGGCCTATAGGCAGTTGACGTCCCAAACCGTCGACGTTCCTAACGGCATGTACCGGTTTTCCGCCTGGGTCCGCTCCGGCGGCGGCCAGGGGTCGCTTCATTTGTTCGCGAAGCAGCACGGCGGGCCGGAGCTTACGGCCGCGATCGGTTCCCAGCCGATCGGAGACTGGACGGTCTATACGATTCCGAACATCGCCGTAACGAACGGACGCATCGAAGTCGGCGTATGGTCGGACGCGAACGCCGGCAATTGGGCGGCGTTCGACCGATTCGAATTGGTTCGACAATAG
- a CDS encoding glycoside hydrolase family 30 beta sandwich domain-containing protein has product MKRFRRWLMSAIAVALWAGSFGAAAPKAEAAPSLVEVYYSSESNTVKPKDRNWYWNTEWAMSDVPYQLSRQPDIAFTSPTGTNVPAIAVHPDQRYQTILGIGTSLEESTIYNLSLMSAGKREEVLRKLIDPVNGAGMSLFRITFGASDFTGRPFYTYEDTPGQFSIQKDIDYNIVETIKQAIAIGKATGNPIRIFASSWTAPAWMKTNDSILGDTNPSVDGVGEGYLRREHTNNLAAYYRKAIQAYQAQGIPIYAMTIQNEPLFPAPYPGMLLTPDNERELTLAMKAEFDAHNLHTKLWSFDHNFADVWKHVPGILDNAQARAAVDGVAFHDYAGEPATMTDVHNIYPEKNMMVTERAVWGTAGADRIAQYFRHWSTTYVNWVTMLDQDWSPEQWSGDPDPTMLIQSKWNRDQYWATPEYNFFAQYAKFVRPGAKRIGSDYGFKDTVTNVSFLNTDNTVVSVVINQNDSPRTFKIQADGYEFIHTIPKFTVATFKWARSGSSAGAPIGATIAVKSMANGQFVAAENAGADALIANRNAVGTWEKFQVVDAGGGYIALKSLANNKFVAAEHAGASSLIARSDAPQEWEQFRWIDNGDGTFSLLSNANMKYVTAENGGSSPLIANRMQIADWEKFQYFIQ; this is encoded by the coding sequence ATGAAACGTTTCAGAAGATGGCTGATGTCCGCTATCGCGGTCGCGCTGTGGGCGGGCTCGTTCGGAGCGGCTGCGCCGAAAGCGGAAGCCGCCCCGTCTCTCGTAGAGGTATACTACAGTTCCGAATCGAACACGGTGAAACCGAAGGATCGGAATTGGTACTGGAATACCGAATGGGCCATGTCCGACGTACCGTACCAACTCTCTCGTCAGCCGGATATTGCGTTCACGAGTCCGACGGGAACGAACGTCCCGGCGATCGCCGTCCATCCGGACCAGCGGTACCAAACGATTCTCGGCATCGGCACGTCGCTCGAAGAGTCGACGATCTATAACCTGTCGCTTATGTCCGCGGGGAAGCGGGAGGAGGTGCTGCGGAAATTGATCGATCCGGTCAACGGCGCCGGAATGAGCTTGTTCCGCATCACGTTCGGAGCATCCGATTTCACGGGCCGCCCTTTCTACACCTACGAAGATACGCCGGGTCAATTCTCAATTCAGAAAGATATCGACTATAACATCGTCGAGACCATCAAGCAGGCGATCGCGATCGGCAAGGCGACCGGCAACCCGATCCGCATCTTCGCCAGCTCCTGGACCGCGCCGGCTTGGATGAAGACGAACGACAGCATTCTCGGCGATACGAATCCGTCCGTCGACGGCGTCGGAGAGGGCTATTTGCGCAGGGAGCATACGAACAATTTGGCGGCGTATTATCGGAAAGCGATTCAAGCGTATCAAGCCCAAGGCATTCCGATTTATGCGATGACGATTCAGAACGAGCCGTTGTTCCCTGCGCCGTACCCCGGCATGCTGCTGACTCCGGACAACGAGAGAGAATTGACTCTCGCGATGAAGGCGGAATTCGATGCCCATAACCTGCATACGAAGCTGTGGTCGTTCGACCATAACTTCGCGGACGTATGGAAGCATGTCCCGGGCATTCTGGACAACGCGCAGGCGCGGGCCGCCGTGGACGGCGTCGCGTTCCACGACTACGCCGGCGAACCGGCAACGATGACGGACGTTCATAACATATATCCGGAGAAAAACATGATGGTGACGGAACGCGCCGTATGGGGTACGGCTGGAGCCGACCGGATCGCTCAATACTTCCGCCATTGGTCGACGACGTACGTGAACTGGGTCACCATGCTCGATCAGGATTGGAGCCCCGAACAGTGGTCCGGCGACCCCGATCCGACGATGCTCATTCAAAGCAAATGGAACCGGGATCAGTACTGGGCTACGCCGGAATACAACTTCTTCGCGCAATACGCGAAATTCGTTCGCCCGGGGGCGAAGCGGATCGGCAGCGATTACGGCTTCAAGGATACGGTCACGAACGTGTCGTTCCTGAATACGGACAATACGGTCGTCAGCGTCGTCATCAACCAGAACGATTCGCCCCGCACCTTCAAAATCCAGGCGGACGGCTACGAATTCATCCATACGATTCCGAAGTTTACGGTGGCTACGTTCAAATGGGCGCGCAGCGGCTCAAGCGCGGGAGCGCCGATCGGCGCGACGATCGCCGTCAAGTCGATGGCGAACGGCCAATTCGTCGCTGCGGAAAATGCGGGAGCCGACGCCTTGATCGCGAACCGGAACGCGGTCGGCACGTGGGAGAAGTTCCAAGTCGTCGATGCGGGCGGCGGCTACATTGCGCTCAAATCGCTGGCGAACAACAAGTTTGTCGCGGCGGAGCATGCCGGCGCATCGAGTTTGATCGCAAGGAGCGACGCCCCTCAGGAGTGGGAACAATTCCGCTGGATCGACAACGGGGACGGCACGTTCTCGCTGCTGTCGAACGCCAACATGAAGTATGTGACGGCCGAGAACGGAGGCTCGAGCCCGTTGATCGCGAACCGCATGCAAATCGCGGACTGGGAGAAATTCCAATATTTTATTCAATAA